Proteins encoded by one window of Mustela erminea isolate mMusErm1 chromosome 5, mMusErm1.Pri, whole genome shotgun sequence:
- the NKX2-1 gene encoding homeobox protein Nkx-2.1 isoform X1 produces the protein MFSESQLQPQNPACPGDGRGSGTPGGKGAGSRGVPLTAAEEADRRTDTQTNSAVPGFVPRLASSFGGDWGSAPRRPMWSGGSGKARGWEAAAGGRSSPSRLSRRRIMSMSPKHTTPFSVSDILSPLEESYKKVGMEGGGLGAPLAAYRQGQAAPPAAAMQQHAVGHHGAVTAAYHMTAAGVPQLSHSAVGGYCNGNLGNMSELPPYQDTMRNSASGPGWYGANPDPRFPAISRFMGPASGMNMSGMGGLGSLGDVSKNMAPLPSAPRRKRRVLFSQAQVYELERRFKQQKYLSAPEREHLASMIHLTPTQVKIWFQNHRYKMKRQAKDKAAQQQLQQDSGGGGGGGGAGCPQQQQAQQQSPRRVAVPVLVKDGKPCQAGAPAPGAGSLQGHAQQQAQQQAQAAQAAAAAISVGSGGPGLGAHPGHQPGSAGQSPDLAHHAASPAALQGQVSSLSHLNSSGSDYGTMSCSTLLYGRTW, from the exons ATGTTCTCGGAAAGTCAGCTCCAGCCCCAGAACCCTGCGTGTCCGGGCGATGGGCGAGGGTCGGGGACACCAG GGGGaaagggggcggggagcagaggtGTCCCTCTGACGGCGGCAGAAGAggcagacagacggacagacacgCAGACCAACAGTGCGGTCCCAGGGTTCGTCCCCAGACTCGCGAGCTCGTTTGGTGGCGACTGGGGCTCGGCGCCGCGACGCCCGATGTGGTCCGGAGGCAGTGGGAAGGCGCGGGGCTGGGAGGCCGCGGCGGGAGGGAGGAGCAGCCCCAGCAGGCTCAG ccgCCGCCGAATCATGTCGATGAGTCCAAAGCACACGACTCCGTTCTCAGTGTCTGACATCTTGAGTCCCCTGGAGGAAAGCTACAAGAAAGTGGGCATGGAGGGCGGCGGCCTCGGGGCTCCGCTGGCGGCTTACAGGCAGGGCCAGGCGGCTCCGCCGGCCGCGGCCATGCAGCAGCACGCCGTGGGGCACCACGGCGCCGTCACGGCCGCCTACCACATGACGGCGGCGGGGGTGCCCCAGCTCTCGCACTCCGCCGTGGGGGGCTACTGCAACGGCAACCTGGGCAACATGAGCGAGCTGCCGCCGTACCAGGACACCATGCGGAACAGCGCCTCGGGCCCCGGATGGTACGGCGCCAACCCAGACCCGCGCTTCCCCGCCA TCTCCCGCTTCATGGGCCCGGCGAGCGGCATGAACATGAGCGGCATGGGCGGCCTGGGCTCGCTGGGGGATGTGAGCAAGAACATGGCCCCACTGCCAAGCGCACCACGCCGGAAGCGCCGGGTGCTCTTCTCCCAGGCTCAGGTGTACGAGCTGGAGCGACGCTTCAAGCAACAGAAGTACCTGTCGGCGCCCGAGCGGGAGCACCTGGCCAGCATGATCCACCTGACGcccactcaggtcaagatctggTTCCAGAACCACCGCTACAAGATGAAGCGCCAAGCCAAGGACAAGGCGGCCCAGCAGCAACTGCAGCAggacagcggcggcggcggcggcggcgggggcgccgGGTGCCCGCAGCAGCAGCAAGCGCAGCAGCAGTCGCCGCGCCGCGTGGCCGTGCCCGTCCTGGTGAAAGACGGCAAACCCTGCCAGGCAGGCGCCCCGGCGCCGGGTGCGGGCAGCCTTCAAGGCCACGCGCAACAGCAAGCGCAGCAGCAGGCGCAGGCTGCTCAGGCGGCCGCGGCCGCTATCTCAGTGGGCAGCGGGGGCCCTGGCCTGGGTGCGCACCCGGGCCACCAGCCGGGCAGCGCGGGCCAGTCTCCGGACCTGGCGCACCACGCCGCCAGCCCCGCGGCGCTTCAGGGCCAGGTCTCCAGCCTGTCCCACCTGAACTCTTCGGGCTCGGACTATGGCACCATGTCCTGCTCCACCTTGCTATATGGTCGGACCTGGTGA
- the NKX2-1 gene encoding homeobox protein Nkx-2.1 isoform X2 has translation MGEGRGHQVCSSRRRIMSMSPKHTTPFSVSDILSPLEESYKKVGMEGGGLGAPLAAYRQGQAAPPAAAMQQHAVGHHGAVTAAYHMTAAGVPQLSHSAVGGYCNGNLGNMSELPPYQDTMRNSASGPGWYGANPDPRFPAISRFMGPASGMNMSGMGGLGSLGDVSKNMAPLPSAPRRKRRVLFSQAQVYELERRFKQQKYLSAPEREHLASMIHLTPTQVKIWFQNHRYKMKRQAKDKAAQQQLQQDSGGGGGGGGAGCPQQQQAQQQSPRRVAVPVLVKDGKPCQAGAPAPGAGSLQGHAQQQAQQQAQAAQAAAAAISVGSGGPGLGAHPGHQPGSAGQSPDLAHHAASPAALQGQVSSLSHLNSSGSDYGTMSCSTLLYGRTW, from the exons ATGGGCGAGGGTCGGGGACACCAGGTTTGTTCGAG ccgCCGCCGAATCATGTCGATGAGTCCAAAGCACACGACTCCGTTCTCAGTGTCTGACATCTTGAGTCCCCTGGAGGAAAGCTACAAGAAAGTGGGCATGGAGGGCGGCGGCCTCGGGGCTCCGCTGGCGGCTTACAGGCAGGGCCAGGCGGCTCCGCCGGCCGCGGCCATGCAGCAGCACGCCGTGGGGCACCACGGCGCCGTCACGGCCGCCTACCACATGACGGCGGCGGGGGTGCCCCAGCTCTCGCACTCCGCCGTGGGGGGCTACTGCAACGGCAACCTGGGCAACATGAGCGAGCTGCCGCCGTACCAGGACACCATGCGGAACAGCGCCTCGGGCCCCGGATGGTACGGCGCCAACCCAGACCCGCGCTTCCCCGCCA TCTCCCGCTTCATGGGCCCGGCGAGCGGCATGAACATGAGCGGCATGGGCGGCCTGGGCTCGCTGGGGGATGTGAGCAAGAACATGGCCCCACTGCCAAGCGCACCACGCCGGAAGCGCCGGGTGCTCTTCTCCCAGGCTCAGGTGTACGAGCTGGAGCGACGCTTCAAGCAACAGAAGTACCTGTCGGCGCCCGAGCGGGAGCACCTGGCCAGCATGATCCACCTGACGcccactcaggtcaagatctggTTCCAGAACCACCGCTACAAGATGAAGCGCCAAGCCAAGGACAAGGCGGCCCAGCAGCAACTGCAGCAggacagcggcggcggcggcggcggcgggggcgccgGGTGCCCGCAGCAGCAGCAAGCGCAGCAGCAGTCGCCGCGCCGCGTGGCCGTGCCCGTCCTGGTGAAAGACGGCAAACCCTGCCAGGCAGGCGCCCCGGCGCCGGGTGCGGGCAGCCTTCAAGGCCACGCGCAACAGCAAGCGCAGCAGCAGGCGCAGGCTGCTCAGGCGGCCGCGGCCGCTATCTCAGTGGGCAGCGGGGGCCCTGGCCTGGGTGCGCACCCGGGCCACCAGCCGGGCAGCGCGGGCCAGTCTCCGGACCTGGCGCACCACGCCGCCAGCCCCGCGGCGCTTCAGGGCCAGGTCTCCAGCCTGTCCCACCTGAACTCTTCGGGCTCGGACTATGGCACCATGTCCTGCTCCACCTTGCTATATGGTCGGACCTGGTGA
- the NKX2-1 gene encoding homeobox protein Nkx-2.1 isoform X3, which produces MSMSPKHTTPFSVSDILSPLEESYKKVGMEGGGLGAPLAAYRQGQAAPPAAAMQQHAVGHHGAVTAAYHMTAAGVPQLSHSAVGGYCNGNLGNMSELPPYQDTMRNSASGPGWYGANPDPRFPAISRFMGPASGMNMSGMGGLGSLGDVSKNMAPLPSAPRRKRRVLFSQAQVYELERRFKQQKYLSAPEREHLASMIHLTPTQVKIWFQNHRYKMKRQAKDKAAQQQLQQDSGGGGGGGGAGCPQQQQAQQQSPRRVAVPVLVKDGKPCQAGAPAPGAGSLQGHAQQQAQQQAQAAQAAAAAISVGSGGPGLGAHPGHQPGSAGQSPDLAHHAASPAALQGQVSSLSHLNSSGSDYGTMSCSTLLYGRTW; this is translated from the exons ATGTCGATGAGTCCAAAGCACACGACTCCGTTCTCAGTGTCTGACATCTTGAGTCCCCTGGAGGAAAGCTACAAGAAAGTGGGCATGGAGGGCGGCGGCCTCGGGGCTCCGCTGGCGGCTTACAGGCAGGGCCAGGCGGCTCCGCCGGCCGCGGCCATGCAGCAGCACGCCGTGGGGCACCACGGCGCCGTCACGGCCGCCTACCACATGACGGCGGCGGGGGTGCCCCAGCTCTCGCACTCCGCCGTGGGGGGCTACTGCAACGGCAACCTGGGCAACATGAGCGAGCTGCCGCCGTACCAGGACACCATGCGGAACAGCGCCTCGGGCCCCGGATGGTACGGCGCCAACCCAGACCCGCGCTTCCCCGCCA TCTCCCGCTTCATGGGCCCGGCGAGCGGCATGAACATGAGCGGCATGGGCGGCCTGGGCTCGCTGGGGGATGTGAGCAAGAACATGGCCCCACTGCCAAGCGCACCACGCCGGAAGCGCCGGGTGCTCTTCTCCCAGGCTCAGGTGTACGAGCTGGAGCGACGCTTCAAGCAACAGAAGTACCTGTCGGCGCCCGAGCGGGAGCACCTGGCCAGCATGATCCACCTGACGcccactcaggtcaagatctggTTCCAGAACCACCGCTACAAGATGAAGCGCCAAGCCAAGGACAAGGCGGCCCAGCAGCAACTGCAGCAggacagcggcggcggcggcggcggcgggggcgccgGGTGCCCGCAGCAGCAGCAAGCGCAGCAGCAGTCGCCGCGCCGCGTGGCCGTGCCCGTCCTGGTGAAAGACGGCAAACCCTGCCAGGCAGGCGCCCCGGCGCCGGGTGCGGGCAGCCTTCAAGGCCACGCGCAACAGCAAGCGCAGCAGCAGGCGCAGGCTGCTCAGGCGGCCGCGGCCGCTATCTCAGTGGGCAGCGGGGGCCCTGGCCTGGGTGCGCACCCGGGCCACCAGCCGGGCAGCGCGGGCCAGTCTCCGGACCTGGCGCACCACGCCGCCAGCCCCGCGGCGCTTCAGGGCCAGGTCTCCAGCCTGTCCCACCTGAACTCTTCGGGCTCGGACTATGGCACCATGTCCTGCTCCACCTTGCTATATGGTCGGACCTGGTGA